Part of the Metarhizium brunneum chromosome 6, complete sequence genome is shown below.
TTTTCCGGCATGGGAAGATGCGATGTCGTAGTGATGTCTTCCTTAATTAGGCTGAGAATGTTGCCATCGCAGCCCTCATCAACGCGCGAATAGAACagcattttttttctttcaaggATCAAAAGAAGACAGCCTCAACATGGTTGCATAAACTCGATTGACTACGTAGTAAATGGAAACAAGGAACTTGATAGCACTGTCCGTCGTCGCGGGTGTTATTCCATCCACCGACGCCAGTTGTATGATAAAATAGCCCGCGCGCAGTACCGCTTGGCGCAAGGAGCATTTGGCCCGACGTGGCTACACGTATCGTCCTATGTCATAATATTCTGTCATGCAAGGTGTATACCGGGATACACAAACATCGATTGAGCTGGATGAGTGCACTGTGGAATGCATGTACTTGTCCTCAATGATACACAGGTGTATGTATACCCACCCAACAGACGAAATACAAGACGCAGTATATTCACAGAAGGTCCGGTCACAAATATCCAAAGCCGGAAAAGAGCTTGCCTTGAATGAGCGATGCCGCAAAGGCCGTTTTGTCCACTCCTTGGCACTTTGACAACGCTGCCATGCACCGACAACCGGGTTTCAACCAAAGGCGCGCGACTCACTTGCCATCATGAacaaagacgaagaaaaaaacaaagtctCCATCTAATCTGAACATAACTCACACACTGGCACTTCGCGACTCCAAATTGACTTTTGCCCCCCTAAGCCCTTTGACACCATCTTAACAAGTGCCGCTGAATGACCGTAACAGAACCGCCTGTAAAGCCTATTGTGTTCGAAATCACAACTTGTAAGAGTTATATCAAAAGTTTCCATGGTATTCACATCATGTTCACCTCTCGGCAAAAGAGTATAATATGCCGCATCACCACGACTTTTTTAATACACAAACCTCGAATCCTCACGAACCATTTACATTCTTTCGCAGCACCTCGTATCTTTGCACAACTTGCTTCCATCGAAACTTTTGTCTACCATCATCGTCCCTGATATCTTCCAAATACATCATCGTTACTCAtcctaaaaaaaaacacaagaAAAAActgaaaaaaagaaaaaaccaTCGCAACAATGGGGGGACCTATTTGCCCCAGGCTATCACAACGGTTGCACTGCTTCTTTTCGCGTCGTTCAAAAGTTCGTAAGAATCGCCTTGTTACACAGGACAGTGTCAAGTGTGAGGAATGCCGTGACAGCGACGCATATTCGGCATCTGATCCGGACAACGCAGCAGCCGACGTGGAGGACCATCACGTTTCGGACGCAAGCCATGACAACTCTTCACCGCAGAACAcacaagaagacgaaacaCAGCAGCCTCTTACAGTTAGAATGAGCGCTGGATCGGACAAGACTCTTGCGGAATTGAGCCCAACCATCCGTGTCGTTCGGGACAGTTCTGCACCGGACGAGTCCCTCTTGCCAGGAGATTCCGAAGCGAGCAGCGGTACACAACTTGCATCAGAGTCTCTCGATGATTCATACACCGTACAACCAGGCTTGTCCTCGAAACGCGGAAACCGTTCGATAACCAAAGGCAAGCTCAAGCGGCCTCCCGTTCAATTCAACTTCATGGGAGACAAAGCACGCAGACGGGAAAGGTACTGGAAGAGCAGAACTCCGTCTTCGGAATCAATGGTTTGCGAAAAAGCGCTTcgcgaggaagagaaaggggCCTTTTTTTGAGTCCACCTTGTGCACATACGCGAACAGCGACAAGTCAATGCGTTCGAACGTGGCTCAAGATGATGGCTTGGATTTTCTTTCCAATTTGATCATGGTGTTGATTTTTACCGCACATCGTACTGTACCATTCTATGCTCCTCCCCCGCCCCCGATTTCCATCTACAACTTCTTCCTTCATATAGTACACTTCAGTTTTCTTCAACACTAGGCTGAGGACATCAGTGCATGGACATCGAGGCGCTGATCATGTGAAAAACAATTCGCTAATAGAGGGTTGATATAAACAAGATATCGGGTCGGTTGGGGCAATTTGCTTCCTTTCTAGATAGAATAGCAAGAGCCGTCACCATACCTAGCCTATCTTTTTCAAAAATAAAACAATCATTTGGTAGAATTTGACTTCTGAGACATGTCGATACACAAAGAGTAACCGATCAACAGCAGTTACTCCTTGCAATGAAACTTCGGGTTGGGCATGTATAGTCTGTGGCAATATGCTCGAGTATTGGCCGTTGGCCAAGTGTGCGTTGATATGTCCCAGTATCCAGTAGTATAACGCGTGATGCATGGTTACTTGGTTAGGCCAAATACTTCTTGCCTCCCATTGTAGCTTCCTGCTTCATTGGGTAATTGATCGCTCAGCAACACACAATTCGTGGCGTGTTTTCCCATCTACTTGGCTTTCCCATTCTTAGAAGCGGCCTTGAACTTGGCGACCTCTTGCTGTACTTTCTTGTCGACACGAGCCTGGAGCTCAGGGCGGTATCCTAGCTTGAAGAGGACCTCAAGCCAGACGAACAACGGGGCTAAGAAGATGGCCTGGAGTAGGTTATCCAGCAAGGCAGGAGCGCGGCCTTCGAACGCTCCGTGTCCAACGAATTGGAAAATCCAGGCAGCAAGATGGCAGCCGAGTGCAATCTGGAAAGTGGTAGCTGGGTTCTCTGCTTTTAGGAAATTGGAGTAAGCGGTGCCGGCCAAGCAGAATGCAGCCAACACAAAGCCAGCGACTGGCTCGAGCAGTAAGTAGAGTGCCGAATACATGAGAGCCGCAATGGTGCCCAGATTGAGGTCAAGATATGGCACGGAGAGCCAGCTAGGGGTCTGGATGAGGGTGCCCGAGTATGTGGCCTAGAAAAGAATTAGGACCAGTGCCGAATGGTTGATGTCGGATTTCGGAGGCAGTGATTCCATGAGCATACCATGCAAAAGGCCGAGATCAGGATAATCGGAACGCATATTATGTGAATAAGCTTGTTGATTGAATTATGGTGGTAAGCGCCATACTGTGTACATGAAAAccagaaagaaaaaattagTATCGAATCGCACCAAGTCCAGTATGGGATTGAGGCTGAGATTTGACGTGAGATCGCTGGGTATGAGGGAGGGGTTGGACGTCGATAGACATCCGAGGTTCCATAGGTGGTGATGCTCACAAAGGTAAGGTGGTGCTCCAAATCCAGCGACATGGTGGGCACGCGACACACAAgcaaaaaaaccaaaaaaagagagcGAGCCGCAGGACGATGGCGGAACGAGGAGCCGAGACACAAACGCGGGTAAATCAAGGAGATGAAGTCGAGCTGGAAAGGTTGGCGGAAGCGCCTCCTCAAAAGCCCGCCTACACGAGAAAAATAGAAGTGGatggcagaagaagacgagaagaaaaggagcgAACTCGATCGTTGAAGTGATAAGATGGTAGGTTTGGCTCATTCAGGTCAGTCGGTTCATGTGCCAGCTCTGCCTGTCGGGGTTCGGTTGGCTCTTCCGTTCCGTGGCCACTCTGAGCCACGACAAAAGCGCAGCGCCCAAGTCGACCAGACTCCATCCAACTtcgtctacggagtactccgtaaccaggtactccgtgctgTAATGACTTTGAAGCGCTGTGCTCAGAGGGAGAGGGGGTGTCACACTAGCAAACGGAGGAACACAGAGAGTGTCTGCCGGTTCTCGGCGTGCTGCAACCATCAGTCCATCAGCTGCCAAAGTCTGTGAGGGACGGCGGGGCGTGGGTCTAAACCCAACGAATCCATAGCTGCTTCGTACTGGGCAAGGCGCGCTGTGCGAGCGTAGGAGCTTGCCAGGCTGGACATGAACCACCAGGCCACCCCAAGCCCCTCTAAACTGGAGGTTGACAGAGTCTAGCCTGTCGGCCCTGTTCGTGTTCTCGTCGTGGTCATCCAGTGGTTCTGTCATGACAGCCCACACAGAGCAGCGTGCCACGTCTCCAACTAGTGGCAGATGCTGCCTCGGCCATCAGCTGTCAAGCAGCATCGCAAgtggtatgtatgtacatggtaTCTGTCTAGGTAAGTAATGTCCTTGAAGACCAGCATGCATGACCTAGGCCGTGTGCCCGGGCAAACTCTGCGGAGAACAGGCAATGTCTCATGAATCCCGCCGGGGAGTGCAGGGCTGAGCTATTGCGACCCGGATGGGTGGCAAAGAGACTTTGACCTGCCAAAGTACACGTGTATCGCGCCAATAATGGATATCGGGGTATATCAgcacacatacatacgtcGCTATGGACAATGATATCTTCTTGCCAGAGGCCGTGCTATTACTACTATAGAATACGATAAGCACAATCGGGTCTAGGGATTCGGGCCTTCGGTCATACTCCGAGCAACAGTTCTGTACCCCGGGGCGACAATGTGCATATACTATAGCTGTTGAAGACAGGTAATATTACTCGGTACACCAAGCTTATGTGGCGTAAGGAGGGTCCATTCTGGCACTCAACCGAATAATCGTCTCCTGAGCTCGAGGGCTGCTCTGATAAATCCTCCATGGCGATAAGAGTACGAAAAGTGAAATCGTAGCTGAGGTCCCGCTGTCTGACACTTTCTGCATCAGTCAAATGCACTGCCTTGCGATGAGAGCTTGCATGTTGTCAGGCAGGAATGGCTCTGCTGCAGGGCTTCTCTTCCGCCAATTGCATCACAGTCGACGGCCGGTCTTGGAAGAAACCCTTGTCTTCGAAGTTCGGATCAAGTCCCGGCTCACCAAACTCGGGCCCCAGGTACCAGGTAGATCTTGTTGGCAGTGACTAGAGTTTGTTCCCTAGTGTTGCGCCTTAGTTCGTGGCCCACCAGCCTCTTGGCCTCGGATGACCCTGAGGTAGAAGGGCTCTGTATAATGATTAGCAAGCACGAATAATTCAAAGAGCTGAGACATGTAGCTTCCTTGGTGATGGTTCGTAGAAGACCAAACGGTACCGTTTTTGCATCACGGCAAGAAAATATACATTCGAGCCTGCTCGTCGTTGCTCcgtttgtactccgtacattgaAGCACCTCCGAGAAACGCCAGGCAACTGCGACGAGGCTGTGCACGGACCACCTGCCTCTCATCTGGGTGACAAGATTTCAACCACCAATGTTGGCGTCGCATTTGCTCCCTCCGCCTCGCGTCGTCAACCTCTCAGATCCTCAACCACATCGCCAACTCCCACTCGGGGGCTAACCGTGCACTTCTCGGGGCGTGGAGAGTCTCTTCCAAACACATTCCTCCAGATTCCGACTCGTCTACATCCTTCGTCGCTCCGTCCTCAGCGGCGCATCCTCGCGATACATCCCCAACTGGAACTGCGGGCCGAACCTTTATCCCTCCGATTTGAGTCCTGCGAAGCCTCCGTCTCGCCAATACGCCTATCCAACTAAATATACACCGAATTATTGACTACTACTGCTGTTTCCCGCAGTAGGGCGAGAGTCCACAATGTTCTTCCTGTACAACATGGAGCGCAGGGTGACCCTGCACCCCTCGTACTTTGGACGCAACATGCACGAACTTGTCACCAGCAAGCTGCTGAAAGATGTAGAGGGTACTTGCGCTGGAAGCTACTATATCATCTCTATCATGGACACGTTCGATATCTCTGAAGGGCGCATTCTTCCAGGCAACGGTCTTGCAGAATTTACGGTCGGTTACCGCGCCGTCGTCTGGCGGCCGTTCAAGGGCGAGACGGTATGACAACAAGACCATCGCATTGCAATAAGGGAGAGTTCTAACTTGCGCAGGTTGATGCGGTTGTATATTCTATCAATCCTCAGGGTTTCTTCGCGCAGGCCGGTCCACTGCGACTTTTCGTTTCCGCACATGTATGGCAGACAACGCTTGCGAAGGCTCTTCAAAAGAATGACTGTAGCTAACCACAAGAGAAGTTGATACCAAGCGATATCAAGTGGGATCCAAACGCTACGCCACCGCAGTTTACCAATAATGAGGACACAGTTATCGAACCCGGGACGCACGTGCGCGTCAAAATTATCGGAACGAGAACAGAAGTCGGGGAGATGTGGGCCATTGGAAGTATCAAGGAGGATTACCTAGGGTACGCTGATGACTTTGTACTGCAAAACCAATTTCGCATGAATACGCCGCTAATACGCTGTTGCAGATGTCTTCAGGACTGATGAACTACGAATCTAAGAGCCGTCGATTTATAACGCGACCGCATTCGAGGTGAAGAAGGTAGATGGGAAAAAAACCTCTCTCAAGTATTCTTGAGAGAATATAATAAGACCGGGGGCTCCTGTGTGGTACAGGTCTGAGAAGCTGTTCCTCTGGGCATACGACGCGACTCCCTAACAGGGCCCAGCAGAATATATAACGACTAGAATTTGAGATGGCGCGAGCGCCAGGAGGGACTGATTGGGCAAAGCAAAATATTTTGTTAAAGATGAAGTACAAAATGAAGAGAAACAAATGGCCCCAACCGAATAGAAAAGGTCAAAGTCAGTAGCCTCTCTTCCCACATGCGCTGAGCTTGACGTAGTTTGTAGCTACAAGTTGGTTTGGTTTTGATGTATAGCAGGACGTCAGGGCCTACTTGGCATCGATTGTCAGCGTCCTTGTCGGCACAAAGAGGTGGGATATTTAAAGCAAAACGGCGTGTTGAATTGATATCAATTGGCATCTGTCTCGGGGTAAACAAATCCCGAACCAGACATCAACTCGTCCTGCAACCCCCCACCGATGACTCTTCCCCAGCGCATCGTCACCCCCACTCCACTCGATCCCCACCAAGCCATGTTATCTCCCGAATGCGAAAGCAGTAACCACTTCTCCAATTGCATCCTGCGCAGGATAAAGCAGCTTTGGAGACTAATGCCAGGACGGGCGTTTTATGCGCCCCAAGCCGACAAGTGCGCCGATGCCGCTGAAGTAGAACCACACGTCCCCGCAACCACCCTGTGATTCAAAACCGTCTCTTGAGGCCTTGACCGTACCTTGCACCCTTTTCATTCTTGACACGCACGCCTTGTTGAAGGTGTTCACTGGCTCACTGCTTAGGCATGATATACTTTTATTTCAAAGAAACCTGCGTTATAAGTTGTGACAACGTTACAGAGGACATACACCATGCAGGCGTGCAATCGGCTCAAGACGGCGTTTGCTCAGGGCAAGCAGTCCATGGGGATGTGGCAGATGATTCCGGGAGCCAATGTATCGAGGTTGTTGGCGAGGTCGGGCGTAGATTGGGTCATGGTGGATTGTGAGCATGGGAACATTGACGGTAGGCAAACACGCTTTGGAATGTCTGCTTGATGCGGCTTTGCTGACGGTAGCCAGATGGGGCCATGCATGATGCGGTGCCGGCGATTGCGGCGCTGGGCGTGACGCCTCTTGTCAGACTGCCGGATGTGCAGTCGTGGATGGTCAAACGTGGGTGATTTCCTTTTTCATCTCCCCGGAGGAGATACGTGATGGCGTGCTGACCGACACTGGATAGGGGCATTGGATGCTGGTGCTCATGGTGTAAGTTGGGCATGGTTGACATATCTCAAACACCGGGGGACCAGAGCTCGGCATGTTGACAATTTTAGATTCTCGTCCCACTGCTTCGTTCGGCAGACCAAGCAAGAGAGTTGGTTCAAGCTGCCAAGTTCCCGCCCTGGGGCAAGCGAGGATTCGGATCCCCCATCGCGCCCGAGCGGTTCAATCCCGTGCCTTcgtttacggagtacctgcaGCAGGCAAACGACGCTCTCTTGACAATGGTCCAGATTGAGACGCGAGAGGCTTTGAGCGAGGTGGAAGAAATCGCAGCCGTGAAGGGCATTGACGTACTCTTCATCGGACCCTTTGACCTTGGTATGGCTAAACACCAGCCCTCCCTTTCCCATATTTCAGTTCCCAATATATGcggtgggaggcaaaaagcaTTTGGCCAGACCAAATACTTGGCCCTCGCGCACCATGCGATAACATGCTGCAGTACAATCCGTATCAGCGCATACTTGCGAACAGGCAAAATATATCTATAAGGCGCTAGACTAACCAACATGATACAGGCAATAATATTGGCCACCCCATCCTAGACGGTGTCATGGCCCCCGAGCTGAAAGAAGCCGTTGCTCGAATCCTCGCAGCATGCCGGAAAGCCGGCAAGAAGTGCGGCATGTACGCCACGAGCGGCGAGCAGGCCAAGCTCTATGCCGACCAGGGCTTCGACATGATCAGTGTGTCGGCCGACTACACTGCACTGGATTATATACTGAAACAGCAATTCAACGCCTCACAGGGCGGTCCTATCGCTGAGAAGAAGGGCTCATATTAGGGATTTCCGGCAAGAGAAGGGTGCACCATGGTAATGATAGCAGGCTGAGCTAATTCTTCTCGACTTGGTCCATTTTCGCTTCTACCTGTTCAACGGTGAAGCGGTGCATCAACTTGACTGCTTTGCCGGCTGCATTGACCTGTTCTTCGGCAGCATTGACCTTGCTGATGTGTATCTTGTCGCGGAGTCAGTAATTATCGGGTCGTTGAGCAGGTGCCAAACATGACCACTTGTCTCACCACTGGGATATCAAAATCGTAAAATTCCATCCAAGACCGAGACTCGGGTAAAGCCAGATTCACCTCCTTGTATGCGAACGGCCGCTTATCCCACACGTCGGATAACACGCCTTTTGCTTGTGTGCAAAGGCCGCAGTTGTCGCGGGTGAAAAGGGTGATTCTGCAGGCCTGCAAAAGGCGATTGGTGACAAACATTGCTGTTTATGAATTGTACTTTGGTATTCCTcaataatataagctagtgACAGTACGAAATAGTTCACCTCGGATCATCTGGACATAAGTAGAggttgacgacggcggcggcatccaCTGCTGTCACGTACATCACTTTTTACGCACCCGTCCCCACTCCCTTGTAAGACTAGGGGCCCGAGCTGTGCCGACCCCGCATCCAATTAGGAAGGCGGTAACGGTGCTGGAGCTGAGCTTGAGGTGCGCCGCCGATTCAGTATTTCTAGAACATCCCACCCCACCAGAGCCAAGGTCAACAGAATTCCTCGAAGCCAACTCTTTCGTTCATTTATTAGTTGGCAAACCGAGGAACTTGGCCTACCGGACAGAGGTTTCTTTATGAGGAGAATTCTGTAGAGAGACAAAACCAAACATGGCCACGATGCAGAAATGTGTCCACCAAGGCTGTGGCAAGATCTACACCGATGCTACAGAGAAATGTGAATATCACCCCGGTCCACCAATCTTCCACGAAGGTCAAAAAGGTGTGATGCTCGCTTGTTCATGGAGCAATCTCTGCTTCATATATCCATGAAACCGTCAAGCTGACAGCCGTATTAGGATGGAAATGCTGCAAGCCCCGTGTCCTCACGTTTGACGAGTTCATGTGCATCCCGCCATGCACGACCGGCACCCATTCCACCACCGACATGCCTCCCCCCGTCGAAGAAAAGCCCAAAGAGGATGATGCCTCGCTGGCCAAAAAGATAGACGCCCTCACAACTCGCACGCCGCCGCGCTTGCCAATCCAGCCGGCTCAATCGATACccacgcctcctcctcctgcccCGGAAacagatgacgacgatgcgAGCTTGGAGATACCCGATGGAAGCTCGTGTCGCCGACGAACTTGCGGGCAGAGATACAAGAAGGGTAGTTTACGAGAGGGCGAGGCATGCGTCCACCATCCCGGTGTGCCCATCTTCCACGAGGGCAGCAAGGGGTATTCGTGCTGCAAGAGGCGAGTCTTGGAGTTTGACCAGTTCATGAAGATTGAAGGGTGCAAGACCAAGGACAGACACCTATTCATTGGCAGtgggaagaaggaggaggaggagaagacggGCTCGGCCGGGGAGGAGGTTCTGAGCACAGTCAGGTACGTCTACCGTGGCAGTCGTCTGCCCATTTGCCAACGTGTGTGCTGACACGCCTGAATCACAGGCACGACTTTTACCAAACTGCTACAACCGTCATCGCCGCGTTTTTCCTCAAGAAAATCAACAAGGAAACCGCAAAGGTTGAGTTTCTGGAGAAGCAACTTGTTCTCGACTTGGTGACGAGCGACTCCCCGCCAAAGCGATACTCTGCCGACGTGCCCCTCTATGGACAGATCGACACGGCCAAGTCGTCGTACAAGATCTTGGGGACGAAGCTGGAGGTGACGCTCGTCAAGGCAGATGGGGCGTCGTGGCCGGTCCTCAGGGGAGATGAGGCGTTGACGGGTGAAATTTACCAAGTTGGGCGTGCGGGGATGGCGCAGTAGATTTGAGGCATACGGTTTTTAGATCTGGAGTTTTGGCGGTTGGACGGGTTGTAAAGGTGTACATATTCGTAGGCAAGGGAGGGGGCGGCGTACTACAAAGAGCATCATGTCTGTGCAAAACAATATTACTGCTATTAGTACTTAAATAGTTACTTACTACGTGAAGTTGCGAGCAGGGGACCCAGGCATCCATGCGATTTCTCCCTCCACGGCGACCCAATTCTCGCGCCACGTGAAAGAAAACCGTTGTCTGCGTCAATCAGGGCCACATGGCGATAACGGGGAcctcgtcaccaccaaggGCAGCATGGAAAAGATAAGCCTCGCGGCAGGCCAGAGCGGTGCCAGTTTCAGCTACGTAAACGGGGCGGCGCAGAGCGCATCGGCACACTCTCACTGGTCCAGCGGCGCTCCTGATTCCCCAGGGCCATGCATGTGGCAGTTGAGTCCCCGGCCCTTGCCGATAAACATCGAGAGAGGGAGACTCGGCGACCgtctgatgatgatggcgctCGACAGATAACTACCCGGCCACTGTTGGCGCAGGTTCAATGATGGAACTTGGCACAGCCCGGCCAGCCTTTTAAGCTTGTGTTCTTCAGGCCACGGAGCCAAACAAGGCTGCAGACCAGTCGACCCACCCATGACAAGACTAACTATCACGTATTTGCACCTGTTGACGCTTCCATCTTATCGCAACCGCTAAAATACCCAGGTAGCAGCCATTGGGGGGCAGGATAAGGAGATATATAAAGGCTCGAGCTTCTAGAACTccgaccttttttttttggccccCCGGGCGTTAAAGCATATGGTCCCTACCCGGCAGGATATTTCACCTCTTTCCACAATTTCGCCCTCTACAGCGCGCCGTTCCTTTCCCGGCACGCAATCCGTTTCCGAGAGCCAACTCGGCCCTAGGACTCATAGTCATGGCTGCCGAAGTGTCccacggccgaggaggagccgGCAACATCAACCCCGACAAGACGGAGTATGTCGACGGGGAAGTCGTCCGCGCCGGCATCGAGGGgagccatggcgacggcgcgTACAGCGCGGGCAGAGGAGGTGAGACTGAGACGATGATGCTGCCaccattctttttttttttttgctaaCGCGAGGGGTTGGTTGTTTTGCAAACAGGCGCTGGTAATATCGGCGACGTCGGGTCCGCCCCGGCGGCtcgcaaggacaaggacgtgGTGCCCGAGTCGGCGTATCGCGCGAGCCAGGACAACCAGGACTACCACACGGGGCGCGGGGGCGCGGGGAACGAGCATGTTGCGAATGGGCACGgcaagaaggcggcggcggacagGACGGGGGAGGATGTTGCGGCGCCCGTTGGCTTGGCGGATAAGTTGAAGCAGAAGCTGTTTGGTGTCATCAAGAGGTAGACTTTGGGcatgttcttttttttttttttaaactttaatttGCGTAGTATGAATTCACAGTGATATCCAAGTAGCACGCGTCTGTTTCTGAACTTTTGCAAATTTGTTTGCTGTGTCCAAACTTTTCAACGATGGGTCACGCAGTTGAGCATCATCGGGTGCTTGGGGGGAGAAGCGCCCCTTCATATCAAACGTTTCGCTTGATACTCTTCACCGCAATGGGTATCGCGTGGTCTGAGACGGACCAATCTACTACAAAGGATCTGCCATTATTCGACACACATCTACCATCTCAGGTCCCCTTCGAGTTGAAAG
Proteins encoded:
- the rhmA_1 gene encoding 2-keto-3-deoxy-L-rhamnonate aldolase, which encodes MQACNRLKTAFAQGKQSMGMWQMIPGANVSRLLARSGVDWVMVDCEHGNIDDGAMHDAVPAIAALGVTPLVRLPDVQSWMVKRALDAGAHGILVPLLRSADQARELVQAAKFPPWGKRGFGSPIAPERFNPVPSFTEYLQQANDALLTMVQIETREALSEVEEIAAVKGIDVLFIGPFDLGNNIGHPILDGVMAPELKEAVARILAACRKAGKKCGMYATSGEQAKLYADQGFDMISVSADYTALDYILKQQFNASQGGPIAEKKGSY
- the CHORD gene encoding Cysteine and histidine-rich domain-containing protein, producing MATMQKCVHQGCGKIYTDATEKCEYHPGPPIFHEGQKGWKCCKPRVLTFDEFMCIPPCTTGTHSTTDMPPPVEEKPKEDDASLAKKIDALTTRTPPRLPIQPAQSIPTPPPPAPETDDDDASLEIPDGSSCRRRTCGQRYKKGSLREGEACVHHPGVPIFHEGSKGYSCCKRRVLEFDQFMKIEGCKTKDRHLFIGSGKKEEEEKTGSAGEEVLSTVRHDFYQTATTVIAAFFLKKINKETAKVEFLEKQLVLDLVTSDSPPKRYSADVPLYGQIDTAKSSYKILGTKLEVTLVKADGASWPVLRGDEALTGEIYQVGRAGMAQ
- the rpb7 gene encoding DNA-directed RNA polymerase II subunit rpb7, coding for MFFLYNMERRVTLHPSYFGRNMHELVTSKLLKDVEGTCAGSYYIISIMDTFDISEGRILPGNGLAEFTVGYRAVVWRPFKGETVDAVVYSINPQGFFAQAGPLRLFVSAHLIPSDIKWDPNATPPQFTNNEDTVIEPGTHVRVKIIGTRTEVGEMWAIGSIKEDYLGCLQD